From the Hemicordylus capensis ecotype Gifberg chromosome 1, rHemCap1.1.pri, whole genome shotgun sequence genome, the window cacCAGAgaatttgctaccagagaatctgctactcagaacacctcagaaacaacaaaaccctgtgggggtggttggcaccctctgtgcactacaccaccacttgctctgggccatcccagaaacccccaagtgcagttatggggctgctgaaacctccattcttccctatggagaaaaaccttaaagacacgtaaacttcaaatatcactttttttaaaagccctctgcccaatttctttcaaataattctgatagcttccttgctccccttgggaactaccacccaccacactccgctctaggccacccctttccccccgatgtgaagctatacatttgctgcaatcctcattattccctatgaggaattcaaaaatactttaaaaatgcaccaataattggaggagtgtccgattgccttggtattttgtgggtggtaggcaccccagggtgcctaccacccaccccacttttgtgcccctaggtattccacaataggggataatgggctgcttcgagtcccattataccctctgAGAAAAATGAttaataatatttcaaaaattcattaaaaatcataggagtgtctgattgctttgaggtttggatggaatcgtacgagtgtccaactGCTTTGGGGGTTAGgtagtaggtacccatgggtgccaactaccaccccaaccacttttggaggttcaaaaaggttcaaatttgaactgaacggggggggggaggtcaagcaaaaccaaacccaaacaTTCCCCTTCTCAGTTCGAACTTAGTTTAATTCGAACCAAAcctggcaaaccagttttgtgaacatccctagtgcTCATTTACTGTAGGTGCCCATTTAACAggaagttttatttttgttttatagtGCAGTGCAAATGAAGatcaatggagaaaaaaaatcATACCACTGTGACAGAATTCATTTTGGTGGGATTCATGGATAATCCACAGCTGCAGATTCCCCTCTTTGTGCTGTTCCTTGGCATCTACATGGTCACCCTGGTCTCTACATGGGGCCAGGGTGACCATAAAataatttcaaatattcataaaaaatcataggggtgtccgattgcttcgaggtttgggtggttgttggaacccatgggtgctccacaatagggaataatgggctggttggagtcccattataccttatgagagaaaaataaaaattaatttcaaaaattcattaaaaaaattgtacgagtgtccgattgctttgggatttgggtggcaggtacccatgggtgccagctaccaccccacccacctttagaggttcaaaccagtttgaaatggtttgaaatggttcaaattcaaactgaactgggggggttcgaacaaaaccaaaaccgaaccaccccctcctggttcgaacctggttcaaatttgaacccaaccgggcaaactggttttgtgcacatccctacaaacaaacagttaaaatttcatcTTTCGGCATATTCAGATGTCCCAATATATTCAGTGAGGCTTTCTTTCTGCCAAAATCAAAATATGAGAATGGTCTTTTAAGCAAAGTCTATCATAGAGGtacccagcaactcctcttgtaggattgaattggatcattttcagtttgctacttctgatgatgtggacaaactgcttcagactgtacgccccgccacctgctctcttgacccttgcctatcTTGGCTTTTCACCTGAAAGTCATAttctgactctgggccagtcacttctctctcagcctagcctacttcacagggctgttgtgaaagagaaacttaagtatgtagtacactgctctgggctccttggaggaagagcgggatataaatgtaacaacactgacaatacaattcagccatcccaggtccttgagaaggactcaatgtctggataaaactaaccagccaataacacctgtctgactgtgtaaagaagaaataataataataataataataataataataataagaagaagaagaagaagaagaagaagaagaagaagaagaagccaaaaattggtgggaccataaaattggtgggaccataaaataataataagccaaaaattggtgggaccataaaattgaaaaagttgaagaaaatgaagatgtaaaaatattatgggacttccgactacaaacagacaaacatctgccacacaatacaccggatataactgtagtcaagaagaaagaaaaacaagttaaaataatcgacccGGCGATTATAATCATTACTATttcattttgctttgtgcttgtcaCAGTAACTCATATATAAATAAGttacatattgtctttttaataagtttGTAAGAGACTAAAATACCACAACTTTTTGAAAGTAgtttcacaaattgctaaaatgaacataaAGCATTTCCCCTCCCGCATCgaaagtctatttttatacacttgcttcaaaataagtttTGTTTCGGGCCTTGCTGAGTCTCAGAGCTAAGAGTGAAGAGATACAGCACCCTCAGCCTTCACCTCCCAAAGCTGCTTGCCTTCCCTCAGCCTCTGTTTGCTTCTCAGGCTAACTCCAGTCTGCTTACATCACCCTCACCATTGGCTCTGTGATCCTTATAGATCACACCCTGGCTTTCTGGCCCTGCCTCTTCCTCACTCCTTGTCCATGTATGAGCTTCCTCGTGTTCAGTTGCACTTTATTTGTTATCTCCTTTCACATGTAGCAGCCCTTGTTTAAACAGCAAATACTTTCCCACCACCCCACTACCTATTTCCCAGCCACCCTTTTCTCCCTGACGTCACCCACACCCTTTGTTTGGAATCGCTGCTTCTTGTTTGTGTGTTGCCTTGAGCAGCACAAAAGGTTGTGCTGGCAATAGGTTTATGAGATGTATGTAATGATAGATGGGGTATCTTTACAAGCTTCTTGTGAGCTTCTTGATAGGCTCATGGAACACACCTAGTGAAGGAGGAGCTGCAACATgcaagaagggaaataaatgaaattattttataaaaacattttaatgttttattcttGTAGGGTTTgtaaatgtgttttaatttggTCTGTTTTTAACTGAGTTTTATTCACTTTGtcgtgttttatttgttttattgttgtgaggcgctccaaacaGAAGTGCACTGGATATAAactggatataaatattttaaacattgtatttattgtttgtttgtttgtttgattgattgattattgaacagatttatataccgccactaccaaagtctctagtcagtttacaacaacaaaacaaattaaaaaaattaacacattttaatatatatataaaatttaaagttaaaacaaaaaaattcaaCTAAGAAACATCAGCTGAAACTTCAACTAAAAAACAATATAATGAATAAGATAAAACCAGCAAATGTGTTTTAATAGATTTTTAAACAGAAAGCAGTACTTGTACATAAATAATTATTTCTCAAATTATCTTCTCTGCAAATGCACTTGGCTGATTTTTCAATGAAAAGAGATTTTTCTGCCTATTACCCTTTTCACAGCTTCCTTCACTTCCTTGTTTCTTAAACTATAAACCAAGGGATTTAGCATGGGGATCACCAGGGTATAAAACACAGCGATGACTTTGTCTTGGTCCATTGTGTAACCTGAGGTGGGTCGCAAATACATAAAGATCAGAGTCCCATAGAATATAGTAACTGCTGTGAGGTGAGAGGCACAGGTAGAGAAGGCTTTGCATCTACCCTCAACAGACTGGATTTGTACGATTGTAATAACAATGTAAACATAGGAGACTACAACAATCAAAATAGTACTCATGACAACTATAGAAGAAAATGTAAAATGAACAAGGTCTGCCTTATGGATATCTGAACAGGACAGCTTTAAGATGGGAGAGATATCACAGAAGAAGTTATTGATTATATTGGAACCACAGAAAggcaaagaaaatataaaaaatgtTTGTGCAGTCGAATTTGCAAAACTCGTTATGTATGATATAATAACAAGCATGACACAAAGTCTCTTGGATATCGCCGTGCTATAAAGTAGTGGATTACAAATGGCTACAAAGCGGTCATAGGCCATCATGCCCAAGAGACAGCATTCGTTGgtcaaaaagaaacaaacaaaataatactGTATAGCACATTCAATAAAGGAAATGGTCCTGCTGTCAGATAAAAAAGACAGGAGCATCTTAGGACCAGTGACAGATGAATGACCAGCATCTACAATTGATAGGTTACTGAGGAAGAAGTACATTGGGGTCTGAAGTTGGGCATCAACATGGATTAAAATAACCATCCCAAGGTTCCCCACCAGGGCAACAATGTAAATGCCAAGGAACAACACAAAGAAGGGGATCTGCAGCTCTGGATAATCCATGAATCCCATCAAAATGAATTCTGTCACAGTGGTATGatttcttccctccatttatcCTCATTTGTTCTCCACTACAAGACAAAAATATCACTTGCTATTAAATGAGAtcctactatggatatttatatactgcttttcaaccaaaaagtaTGTAATCCTGTTTAATGCATCCTATGTAATTTGCTCTAGTCAGGATTTAAGCATGCTTGTTCTGTCTCTTATGTCTGAATAATGTTTCACCTCTGTTTTATGGCTGGATTTTACATGTACAATGTGTAATGCATATATCAAAAGCTAATCATTTTCATGACATTCACCTGCAGTATTAGTTTGTTCCTACATAGCCTCAAGCGCTGAACTCTAAACATACTTCATGACCCTCAAGTCATACTTCAAAACATGTCTAAAGCCACAAAGTTTTGGAAATCAAAAagtattgcttctgtgtaaaccTGACTAGGATCAGACTGTATGAATTCTGTACTGAACTGAAACAAGACTGTATGCAGAAAGGAAACTCTTACCATAGAAGAGTCACTTGATGGGTCTTTTGGAAGAGAATGAATCCCACACACCTGGGCAAGTATTAATGAGAGGGTTGCTGCCTTTATGCCCTATTTGTGAACTTCCTAAAAACATATACCTGGACACGCTTGGAAGCAATGTGCATGGACATTGTATGATCCAGAAGCGTTTTTCTTGTTTCCTTATTTTTATTtaggttgctgctgttgttatttcACAATAAAATATTTCAATGCTATCCTACTAATAGCACACAAACAAATGTTTCATGCACACTATCCTATTACAtataacagtttaaaatcaatttaagttaaaagcctgagaaaagtgTGTCCTGAGggacttcctaaaagcaatcagagaaggacatgctcttattttgatagggaggATATTCcgaagtcctggggcagccacagagaaggcccagtcccgaatCAACACCAAACAAGCCTGTGGCAATCATAACTGGAgttagatgatcttaataggtgacagggttcatgacaaagaaggtgctctcttaagtacgctacacccaagccattcagggctttataggtagcactttgtatttcgtctgTAATACAGtacaaaccagcactttgtatttcattcagaaacatattgacagtcagtgcaattcttttagaattggtgctatatgtgttgtcccagagaccagtttgttttgtcccagagaccagtttgtCTGTTGCATTTGTTACAAAGGACTTTGGTTGATCCCTGTGAAATGGCATTTTAGTGGCCTGTTAGAGGAAAGACTGTGGGCAAAGCTAGGCTGGCCGAGGCCTAAGGGGGATTTTAACTGATAgcttttgtattttgcatttttgcaTCCTGTTTGAAACCAAACTTGCACAAACAAGTTGGATGTGGCAGCCTGACCACCATAAATAAGACAGGATAAGTGAGATGTTAAGGAGAGGCCTGCCAGCAGCATTGGGCCAAACCACTAAGGCTATTTCCAAGAAGAGCCGAGACAAGAAGCAAAATTTACCGAATTAAGTGGAAAAGTACCGATCTGGGTGGCATAGTAAGATGGGCATCAGCAAGTCACAAGAGTCCAGATGGATGTCACGGTCCAAAGGAGCAAACCACCCAGTCACTGAGAAGTCACATTCTAGATGGCCAGGGCTACACCCCCAATAAATGGGACAAGCCAGAAAGTTGAACTCTAGCAGAGACCAGAAGCCTGATTGGAAAGCATTGACCATAAGGAGGTTATCAGGATCTGCATTTCCATCGCCCAGCCAGTCCAGGTATAAAAGATGGTCAGCCCTTGACCAAGGGCCTTCAGCTTCCCATCGAAACCAAGAGTGTGTTGGTGCGCCGTGCTGTTGGTCTGCTCTCCACAAGCACcctgctggacctggtgatctcTGGCATTGGCCACGCTTGACCTAACCAAGCGTAGGTATGATGGGTAGCTTGATGGTTGCTAAAAGAATGTTTTGCTGATAGAAAGAATACTCAATGTATTATGAGAATATCATATATTGGTCTTGCTTTCTTGCTGTATTGTTGATAGTTGTAATAGGAATTATCATCTGCCTTGCCAAAATTGTGTGTATTCTGTTGGGTGCAGAAGCACCTAAGCCACAAGGCTTAAAAAGGTGGAGTGATTCAGAGACACTCCAGCTATCCATATCCAATAAACTGTAAGTATATTGCATTATACAATTGTCTCCTTGAATTTCTAAGTATATCCAATTTATCTGTGAAGAGGTCTCGGTTTGGTTTGTCATCTAATGCTCTGGGAATAAAGACACGCTCCCTAGTCTCACCTTAGCCTTAGATAGGGACTGGGCTATTCGAGCCACTCTTAGGCCAAAGTTAGGGACCAATAAGGGTGAGGCTTGATCAGAAGCCTCTTGCCCCACCTTAGGCCTATGTTAAGAAAAACATTCTCTTCCAATGTTCTCTTCCAATGTTCTCTCCTGAAATTTGACTGTTAGGGAGGAAAATCCAAGTAAATTCCCAATTTGAGCATATGGACGTGTATTAGAATACGCATGTAACACCCGTGTaacacattctgtaccaattgtagtttctggacaatgtacaaaggaagccccacaaaggGTGCACTACAGTAGTCGagcatggaggttaccagcatatacacctctgttttcaggtcatttagCTCCAGAAATAgccatagctgacatatcagctgaagctgataaaaagcgcttctggcctctgccccaacctgagaaaacagatagggttttcagtgggagtgtaaccccatccagaacagacagatctaaaccatctcttgggtcccaaccccccgaccccagtcagtacctccgtcttatttggattcaacttcagtttgttataacctcatctagcccattactgcatccaggcaggaatttagggaggttatgcctgcCTATTGAGGTAAATATGAaaaaatagatgtgggtgtcatcagcatattgataacaccctgaaccaaacctcctgatgatggctcccagtggtttcatgtagttcTTAAAGAGCATTGGAGTGTGTGGAGCATTAACTCCAGAATGCTTTCAGTGTCTCTCTCCTTGTCTCTTGTTAGCTTTACTGGCCCTCCTTTCAATTGCAAGTAGCTCTGGGTGTACTGGGGATGTTCAAGTATCTAGCCTCTCTAATTGGCTAATCTGCATCAAAAAAGTTCAAATATTATACATCTACATTTCTGCTCCAAAAGCCAACTTGGGGAAAAAGTATGGGTTTTGGCCAGCAAGGCTGTGTTTTCAATTTCTTGCCTGTAACAAAAGCAATCTAATAGGCCTGGAAGAGTGTTTCCAAGAACTGTCAATCTAGAGAAGATATCCCTCCTCTAAACAGAGCCCTGAGgtagtggggggaaatggttccTTGGTATATGTTTTCTGTTATTTTCTGACCCAAAATTTACTACAAAATCTTTTCTCTCAGTATATTCAAAATCTAGCCTTTCCCATATTTCACCAAGTTTGTGCCATGGCCCACTATCCATTGGGGGGAAAGTGTCTTTTTATGCTCAAGAAACACAGAAAAGCATCAGTTTCTGATTGTTAGTTATTATGCCACCATTTTTTCACCCATAGATTTGGGTCTGGTAAGGAACACCCTTGGTAATCAGTAATAAAATGGACATGGCTGGGTAGAAAGCATTGTGGGGGAGacactgaggtgagtctcatgatcggtgagactcgcccagagcaggtttgcggggagaatgggcttaccCTGCTgtccctgcagatgaccagaagggaagccctgggcagctggatccgCTGCCCacgtgactgccggctccatcatggagctggtgggggcttgggagttcaggggccgcgtggcccccagaagttcaagCATTCTCCGCACGAGTGTGCAGAACATGCTGGAgggacccctgagctgggaggctgctttttagcctcccggtcgggggtctcctcatgatttgccgcggcatggagctgcgttgtggcaacacacgatccagaAACCCCGGTTAGAGGAGTGCtcgctcccctagcccgattttagccgattgtgagaatagcctcactgtgagATAAATCCTCACTCAAGTAAACAATCTGTGCTTTTCAATCAAATCCCTAACACAACAGAGTCGaagtcaacttgacggcacactttaccttttaccaaaTATTCAGTTTTCATAGATTGTGGGTGAAGCCATTCAGATACACACTTATCCCTAGttccagtgggacttacttctgagtaaatatgcataggagtAAACACACACTATCGCTTGGTCTGCAAACAGCTTCCAAATCCTGTCTCTCTCCTTCtcgatcacacacacacacacacttctgcttttgcttttgcttctgTTCCTATTGTGGGTTTATGCAGCTGCATAAGTATGTATTGCCTGCATTGTGGAATGCTGCTTCC encodes:
- the LOC128340919 gene encoding olfactory receptor 1019-like; this translates as MEGRNHTTVTEFILMGFMDYPELQIPFFVLFLGIYIVALVGNLGMVILIHVDAQLQTPMYFFLSNLSIVDAGHSSVTGPKMLLSFLSDSRTISFIECAIQYYFVCFFLTNECCLLGMMAYDRFVAICNPLLYSTAISKRLCVMLVIISYITSFANSTAQTFFIFSLPFCGSNIINNFFCDISPILKLSCSDIHKADLVHFTFSSIVVMSTILIVVVSYVYIVITIVQIQSVEGRCKAFSTCASHLTAVTIFYGTLIFMYLRPTSGYTMDQDKVIAVFYTLVIPMLNPLVYSLRNKEVKEAVKRVIGRKISFH